The following nucleotide sequence is from bacterium.
GCGACAAGACATTTCAGGCATAGTTTTTCTGTCCCGTTTTTATCTCTGAGAATGATATTCAACGGTCTTCCGCATAATACACAAGTATCTTTACCGCGCTTTTTCAAGTCATACCTCCTGCTTTCCAATTCTATATCGACAACAGACAGTTATCCGGTAAACTGAATAACGCAACAGGTATGCCAGCATAAATTCTGTAAGAATGGTGCGGCATTATTCAATACAACTTATAGAAAATTAATATTATATATATTAATCATATATACCTTATTAATGATGTTATGTCAGGGAAAAAACTTCCCGTTTGCATGCAGGGAGGATAAAAAAATGCCGATCGGACTGATCGGCATTTTACGTGGGTCATACAACCATGCAGGCTGCTACAAACCAGATTTACTTCTTCTTTTGGGGCGCTTTATCCTTTACAGGACGTTCATGCCACCAGGAGGCGAGTATGGAACCGGTCACATTCATGAGCGGGCCATACACTGCGGAAGCCAGCGCAGCTTCGGCGCTCTTGAGTACGTT
It contains:
- a CDS encoding bile acid:sodium symporter family protein; the encoded protein is LLGYYVCRAVRLDEKTSRTVSIEVGLQNGGMASALAMNVLKSAEAALASAVYGPLMNVTGSILASWWHERPVKDKAPQKKK